In Triticum dicoccoides isolate Atlit2015 ecotype Zavitan unplaced genomic scaffold, WEW_v2.0 scaffold184155, whole genome shotgun sequence, the sequence TGTTAATCATGAATGTTTCCTTACACACATAGCTCTTCTTTATTCTTCAAACGAAACATAGCTTTTTCCTTCTGTGAGGATGTAAATAACAAGCATACTATCTTCGACATTACTCTTCCCTTAAGCAGCTTAATTTCATGTAGGCATGAATAGTAATAATATTAGCGCTGCTGGCATCTATACAATATGACATTAGAGATCAGAATATGTATCTTGGGCGAACAGAACAGTCTCTGAGAATGGCACTAGTTCTTTGTAGTATCACCACCACTGCCACCTGATCCGTCCTCTCCTCCATGGCTACTATACTGGTCCCGTGGGATTGCATGGTGGTTCTCAACGGTTGTGCTGCTGCCTGCACCGAGGGTGGTTTTTGCGCTGACAGCCTCATCGGTGATGTCATTCCTCACCGTCCCCTTGACCCGAATCGCCAAGCCTTGAGTAACCATGGCGAAGACCAGCAAGGCAGCCAAGATCTTAATCCTACTTGCTTTCAGTTGCTCTTTCATGGTGTCTAAATTAAGTTGACAGAGACACAAGCATAGGAATTTTATCAAGTTAATGGTCAAAGAATGAAAGATGATCATGACCAAGAGCAAACTAGCTTGAACAAAGAGTCATACCTGGGAAATCTCCACCTTGAGATTCGATTGAAGTTTGGATAGTATTATACGTGTCGTTTCTTGAAGGCTATGGTTTGTTCAGGCCAGGAACGGTTTATATAGTCAGAAAAAACTAGAGCACAATTCATATGTGCAGCAAACCTAACAACTAAAAAGTTATTGCATGATGCACTAGAATTAAAAAAACATCATGTGGATGTAAAAGGtactcatgccatgcctttggg encodes:
- the LOC119344763 gene encoding uncharacterized protein LOC119344763; translated protein: MKEQLKASRIKILAALLVFAMVTQGLAIRVKGTVRNDITDEAVSAKTTLGAGSSTTVENHHAIPRDQYSSHGGEDGSGGSGGDTTKN